The Deltaproteobacteria bacterium nucleotide sequence GAAGAGGTCTTGCAAAATGGATTCAATATTCTTCCAAGTGATGCCGTAAAACTGCTTATAGTTCATGCCCTCGGTGGGTAATCCCTCTTCGGTAAGGAGCCTCTCAACTGCCTGCTCGGTGAACAGTTCCGAGTCGATGAGTGTGCCGTCCATATCAAAGATGACGCCCTGGATATTCGAGATAGTCATCTGCCTATTCACTTTCTGACTTATGCAAATAAAACGGAGCATCTGAGGGTGGGAGCGGGGTGTTGCCAAGAATTAGGTCTGATGCTTTTTCAGCAATCATCATCACGGGCGAATAGATGTTTCCGTTGGTCACCCCGGGCATCACCGATGCATCAACGACACGAAGGCCTTCGATCCCGTGTACTTTCAAGCTGTCGGGATGAGTCACGGCCATATCATCCAACCCCATTTTTGCGGTGCATGATGGGTGAAGAGCTGTTTCGGCATCTTCACCGACCCATTTTAGGATTTCTTCGTCGGTTTGAACCGATGGTCCCGGCGAGATCTCACCACCATTGAACTCGTCCATCGAGGATTGACTTAAAATCTTTCGGGCAGAGCGAACCGCTTCAATCCACTCCTGACGGTCGAGGCCCGTGGATAAGTAATTGAATCGTAAGGCGGGGTGTTCACGAGGGTCCGTGGATTTGATTTTAATATTTCCGCGAACATCAGAATACATCGGACCGATGTGGACCTGGTATCCATGGTTTCCTTCTGGTTGGCTTCCGTCGTAACGAATGGCCAGTGGCAGAAAGTGAAACTGAATGTTCGGGTATTTTACGGTTTCATTGCTGCGGATAAAGCCGCCGGCCTCAAAGTGATTGGTGGCCGCTTCCCCGGTGCGCCCGAAGAGCCATTTCAGCCCAATCCAGGGCTGGTTATACCACTTGAGGGCGGGTTGCAGGGAAACAGGTTGTTTACAGGCATGCTGTACATAAACCTCCAGGTGATC carries:
- a CDS encoding HAD family phosphatase; amino-acid sequence: MTISNIQGVIFDMDGTLIDSELFTEQAVERLLTEEGLPTEGMNYKQFYGITWKNIESILQDLF